A region of the Gambusia affinis linkage group LG11, SWU_Gaff_1.0, whole genome shotgun sequence genome:
ACTTCTGTCAACAGCAAGTTACATCTACAATGGTGAGTAAACATCTTCAGCCCTCCTACGTTTCCTGTCATCCGAATCTTTGTCTAATCCTTTTGTGACCTTGAGTGATGTTTGCTCAGGCCTAACGGAGGCTTGCCTTATGTTTCTGCCTTCTTGTCTTCTACCTGGAAAATCTTGCTGAAGCGGTCTGCAGCCAATGTCTCTCACATGCTGCTGCGTCCGGCAGCAGCGGACgtgacaaaaacagcaaacttCTGCCTGCTGCTTGCATTAATGAGGCATATGTATGCAAATCAGCTCAGTTAGACACTTACTGTGCTTCCTACACATGTTTGCAATGAGAAGGACACAGTTTCCCCTCATTGGAGCTGATTTACAATGAGAACCTGTTTGACTGAGCCGACAACAGAATGAATCTGCTACGAGCTTAACTTCATGCGTACTTTATTTGttgtacagtaaaaaaaaaagttgcatgttCACTGGTTTGTTTTGATACTTTGCTAAGTAGAGCgataatttctgttttacatgaCGGATGGTGTTTCAGAGACGTTTCATACAAACCGATGTCACGCAGCTACACCTTGTGTGGATGCATGCCacttacaaaatgtaaaaaggcaGTAACATTTTGAGTGTCGACAGCCTTTCTAGTGACTGATGGGACGACTTCCAGCCTCCACTCACACAGCTTGAGCATCTTCAGAAGTGAAATTTAACGCTTCTGCAAAAAAGTGGCTTTTTGGCGGTGACCTCCACAACCTCAGGGgtcataaatctgaaaataaagcGATGAGGAATGTCATGAGCGTGAAATCTCGTGTGGCGGATGCGCAGATCAGCTGAAACTGCAGTTGAATTTCGTTGAAGTAATTACCTGTGCTTTAATTCCTAGAAGAGAAAAGTTGACTCCCAGCGACTGTTCAGTTGGGTAACGGTGACCATCACAGAGCACGTTCTCACCTGACTGCAGGTGAGGACAGTCAGGTGAGTCAGCAGTGGGATGAAAAGCCACTCGTTCATTCAGTGACTCCTCAAAATCTCACGGCTGTGAGGAGAGCTGTAAGATTTTTTGCTGAAACTTAAGAGAGTCTGCATGGATAAACCTTAGGAAGCTCAGCGCGCAAAATCTCCTAAGCGCTCAACCataaaaaacaagttcaaaAGGTTCAAAGTTCAACAATGAATAGTTTGGAATccgaagcagcagcagcactgacTGCTTGCTCTCAAACTTATTTAATGTCTAGCTGCTCTTTAGGAGAAAAGACATTAATGCAGCGGCACACTCCTGCTAATCTGCTTAGACAGAGCTAACCTTTTGTTTAGTGCTTTAGACATctgctaattttgaaaacatttaccGGTGGCATACTTCGCTTTTCCTAAAGCTGCAGTTTACTTggctgttttataaactttcaaTTGAACAAATGTCAATGTCTGTGTTGACGTTTTTGACTGTTTGCAATTTTTCAAGTAGAGTTAGtagacatttatattcatgctcttattttgaagggggcAAGGActatttatgtttcttttcttcccgTTTTCCACCGAGGACTTCCTGCAGCAAACGAAAAGAGAAGGACCTCGCTGCAGCAACcagaaaggggcggggacgGACCACCGTCAGTCTCATacattatttggaaatgggaccattgtACTCCGaaagtgaagggggcgctatttcctatattatccTTGATCttccgtttttattttcttttgaaatctgttaTATAGCTTCACCTTTAGGAAGGagtttcactctcagcatgtatttgaacgtctctcttttatttaattcagcGCAGCTCATAGTTTTTACCAATTCTGCAGCTTTCTGTGTACTTCTGAATCTGCTCCTTAGTCGCATCTTTTCGGGCCTgatactgcctctagtggcgtggAGGTGGCAACACAACTAATATGTTACCACTACTAAATCAGAATAgcacaaagtctttattatttattatttttttattttcttaaggatgtagagctaattaaatgacCTAAACAAGACCTCAAAATGGTTCCAGTTTCTCTTGATGGCCAACCTGTTGAAACTGAGGCAAATATTAAATTCCTTGGGTCATTCCTGGACAGTCAGCTCAACTTTGCTAAAAacagactatttttttttttaaagaaatgttttcagagactTAAGGAGACCCAGTGATCTTGGGGTTCCCAACTAGAGCTTGTGTAGAAGACAATGTTGagtattttgacttttcatcTCCTGACTAAACCTCGGCTGGTTTAGTCACATGAGCTGCAGAATAACAGACAAACTTTTAAGAATACTTTAAATGGCAggttgcgacagactggcgaattgtccagggtgaaccccgcctctcgcctggaacgttagctggagatcagcaccagcacccctcccaacccctctaagggacaaaggtgtacagaaaacggacggatggatggcaGGTAAAACAACTCTGTCTCAActatttgctgaaaaaacaaggaagacGGCAAGAAGTTTCAGCAGAGAGCATCCATCCTCTTTATTCATCAGTTTGAACCTCTGAGCTCATGAAGGCATTACTGTTTCCCTCTGGTACCTAAGAGCATTGATTACAAGTCATTATCACCGGTGAAGTGGTGGAGCAAGTGACGTTTCTTCCGTACACAGAATGCATCGCCGTAGAACTACAGTTTAAAATCGACTGACATCCAGAGCGCTTTCTGACCGAAGTCCTTCTGAGGTCCATTAGACTGGCGCACCTCACAAAGTAAGTCGCATCATCGAGAAAGAACTATCGGAGCAATATCTCAAGAAAACAGCCAAGAAGTTAAAGCTTGGGTTCAAATGACAGATAACAatcacattaataaataaattggtcaCGTAGGTTAAgactgttttgaataaaaagaaaagaaatgttgcaaCTTGACTTCAGtaacaaaacaatagaaaacctCACCCTGACACTCACCTGGACCAGCCTCCATGACTCAGCAATAATGGCAGCCTGAACTCTGTTGACGGCAAAGCCGTCTATCTCCTTCCTCAGCAGGACGGGCACCTGGCCGacctgaaccaaaacaaaccggAGGTCAGGCAGGAGAGACACAGAACCACAAcctgaaatttaaagtttggCAGGAATTTAGCATTTTCCTTCAGATTCACCTACAAGAAGTGACAAAGACATTGCATTCACAGTCAAGCTATGGCTGAGACTTCTGGGAAAAATCTCTCTGTTGTTTTCGGGGATTAAACGTTATGAAGTTCAACTTTAAAGTCCTACAAAGTCCTTCGTTGAAGCAGTGACTTATTGGTTATGGATCGGCAGCTGTCATGTAGAAAAGGACTCAGAGCCATCAATCCACCCTGCAGTGTTGGTTTGACGTCACAGCCCATCACACCGGCCAGTCATTTCATCACCCCAACATGTTCTAACTTCAACGATCCATGGGAAGTTTAATCTGTAATCCGCACCTTGGTCATCAGGGAATGGGTGGCGTCCATAACGGCTGCCATGGTCTCTGGGTGAGGCACCAGCTCGACCAGTTTCACATAGTAGGGTGGGTTTACCTGGAGGGAGCGAGACACGAACAAGGAAAGCTGATTAGGTCATTAATACATCGCATGCCACAATCCTTTTATCAGAATACTTGCTATGGTCACAAAATCTATTCATTCGTCACTGTTGGATGATGTGCAGCTGTTGGTGTGGATGAGAACCTGCAACATCTAAaactcttcagtgtttctgcttttctggAAGATAGTTGATTTGTTTCACATTACTTTTGTGGTTGGAGATGAAAATACAGTATACGAAGATGTATTACGGCCGTTGtaggtattaaaaaaaaaaaaaggcagaataaatttgatgttttgagattaatctcagaaattttccgTAGACACAAATACAAGGAGacttctgagttttaaaagttgtgaATTTGCGAGAAAAAACTCACACATTTTCAAGTTCATCTCAGGAGTTTTCTAGAAGAGGTATGAAcgtttctgagtttgaaaagtcaaacagcTTTGACTCTGTTCCTGAGTCTGTTTCAAACTCAGGAACGTCCACgtcttttctagaaaatttccgagagttttttctagcaaatttttcaaactcatacaTTTACTTGTTTCTTCTAGAgaatgtcagtgtttttttgtttgtttttggcagaaatgtactttttcttCTCGTTCTCTTTTCTATCCACAATGGCCCTGAGGCGCGTCATCACAAATCCTCCGATACGCTCGTTAATTAGCGCGCTTTCTGTTCCTTAGCGGGTTTTCAGTTGGACGTTTGCTGCAGCTCTGTGTTGGCACCGACCGGATGGGACACCAGGCAGCGGCTTCTCTCCTGCACTTTGGCGAAGACGCTGCTCGGCACCAGGCAGGAAGTGGAGCTGCTCAGGATCACCGCTTCACCCACGAAACGTTCGACTTCCTGAAAGACGCTCTGCTTGACTTCCAGCTCCTCGAAGACGCACTCCTGGAACGCAGGAAGACGAACGCAGATTCGTGACGAGACCAATCGTTAACTGCAGCACCTTAAACTAGCATTATCTGTTCTTACTTTTTAGCCTTTTCacagatttgttaaaaatcCATAAATCCATAAAGCACTGCTTACATATACTAAGATTATGAGACAAAAGCATATTCTTTGTCACCTTGAGGAAAATTTGTCTCAGGCTCAAACGTCCCACGCTTCacaaataagacagaaaaaatacattgtaataaaataaaatgcaatatttgctgtttttgtcatcACAGAATAACTAAGCCATGCACttaatgtatatttaaaagacaaaaacaatattattataaacaatttctctctttttttcctccacctaCGTGACATTTATGCGGcataatttaactgaaaaaaagaaacaaaaaaacaaatctgttaaaaGGACACGGTAACAATTATTCAGAAAAGTATTTTGGGGTTTGAATGCGAAAGAACAAAATGTCTACAGTGAAACATAACGTGATTCTAGAAGAACTTAAATCAGATTCTTTAATTATGCTGACACACATGATCAAAGTGTTATTGCacctttttgatttttatgttttccttcaaacagatttgtttgctttccagTGTTCAGATGTAAGGGATAACTCTCACATCACATGAAGGTTTCGAGATTAGTTCATTGgtttaacacaaagaaaactaaactgtagtttttcaacatttctttgaaGGGATTTTCTACCTTTTTATTGTCTTTCACACTAAATCCATCACACATCACTGTGCTTAATgctcaggaaaaataaattgagtCAAGAGCCAGTGGGTAAAACTAACAGGGCTCCGTGTCAGATCATATTTActctccatttaaaaaaaaaaatcatggattACTAGTTAAAAGGTCGCAGACACTTTGATTAACCTAAAAAGTtaagtaataaattataaaaatgttagatTAATTGCACCGTACTTAGTATAAGAGTGGCACATGtgatttagtaaaaaaaataaaagttaaaaaatccTAATGTGTAATTATTTCCTTACTAAACAAAAGTTCTCACATTAAAACTgggatttttctacatttttaagcCCTAAATATAGATATAGACAGACAAATCACAAGAgaataatattttcataaaacctGTGCATTAAATATCCTGTAAGTTATTAAAACGATTCTAATTAAACTCTTGTTTTCAGGTTCACTCCGAGTCAGCAAGTAGGTTTCAGTGACACgtaattattaaaacaaagaaagttgtGAAACTTTTTATAAAGGaattttttgagttttgatttttacaatGAAATTGATAACAATGgtaatacaaaatatataaggAGATACTTTGAGTACACCAATCAATTTGTTGTGGATATGAGGATTTAAAGTCATGCTCCACGAAAGGGTGTTCATTTATTACATcttttatcaataaattaattgtgACACATTTTTCATCAGGAtaagatttagatttattgtaGTCACAATAAATTTTAGTAAAACGTCCATAGTCAGGATTTTTAGCTTTACTACTTACTCCActgtttttttgtagtttttttttttcaatgaaagcataaagaaatatcaataaatttttcaaatatgtgcacagtttagtgatacaaatcacacttctttttGTGACCGGAGTCCTAAAGAAGCGTGTTACAAGCAGGAATGATTTTCCAAGAGCAATatagcatttgtgtttgtgggactATATTTGCTGCGACACCCGGTCACAGTCGCACAGCCACCTAAAGAATCTGTAATAAAAAGTTCTTATCGTCTCTTTTATCGTTATCACAACAGGGCCACAAAATACTGTGATGAACACCTTAAAGTGAAACCACGGCTCCGACCGGTGAGGTGAGGATCAACATCAGTCCTGTTAATGATCTGTAGTTTGAATTGGGGAAAGCTCTCTTGGTTCCTCCTCTCGACTGAAATATGCAATCGACAGAAAAGTGAACCGTCAGGTAGCTTCATGTGGTAAAAACACAAGAAGTGAACAGCGATGCCAAGAaggtaaaactttgttttgtgtcGAATTTTCTTGTCTacgttgttatttttttccccttcctctgATCATATCTGCAGGGAAGAACAGCACCCTTGTCTTGTGGGCCTCCTTTGGTTCTTTGTGTAAAAAAGGTCAGCTTTCTATCCGATTTCAGGTGACCggaacaacattttaaaagggtTTTAGCGCTGATTGTAGTTTGGGTTCCTAAGAgtggtgggaaaaaaaggagattaGGAACTTTCATCATAAAGGGGTCAAAGTGTGAATTAAAAACCTCCTGTCTGTTAAACACCGGATGCAAGAATCATTTGGTCAAACGTCAGACTTTTCTTTTCCTAATCAATAAATCCTTCAAAACAAATCACGCGGGGCGTCACCCACCTACAAAAGATGATTTTCTGCTCACAGCTCAcgtaaaaaaaagacatttagaaTTAGGATGTTAcataatatcaataaaaaaaaatctattttgaaaaCAGGAGAGTgagcttaatgaaaagtatattTAGTACCTGCTTAAGAGCCATTTTCAAAAgctacttttaatctgacaaaactCATTCTCATATTCTGACTGAATGAATGTGGCTTTAGATATTTCATTCGTCTCTTATCTTACAATATGTGATTGGggaataaagctgaaaaacacaaatattttcccccaatcaattttttttgacaaacatgTTGAGCAGAAAATTTTAGAGcaaattccacttttttttgtaattttttttttgtattttattttattttttttagatttgaactcagtattttgtgtgttttagctCATCTGATTTGTAAGATCTAAGTTCTGCTTTTAATAAATAGAGACAAACAGGAGCCATGACAGGATGTGATGTCACTGTGAGTCTGCAACCTAAtcgtttctttctctttttcagtcatttcttaTTAACgacaaagaaaatctgtaacaaataataaaacccCAATGCAGTTCAGAGTGAAGCCGGGcatattgttttggttttgttttcagattcttCTGAAGTCAAACTAAAAGCTGTTTTGGTccacagagaaaaaatatgagCTCATCCACATGCGTTTGTAGCCATTACATCTCTGTCGGacacttcttgtttttatgttgctgttgTGAACATTGAGGTTTTTCTGCTCcttaaattagcaaaaaacaaacaagaaaaagaatgtttttagCCACcagacactttttgtttgctttggttttagGACAAGTAGAGTCCAGAAACCATACATATATATGCgtataaattattaattttaaattttaaacatatattGAGTTATTTCACTTAGGCAAACAACGTGCTATTCTGCCCCCTTCAGTATAATCGAGGCAATTAAAGAGCCGGGATGTTTTGCACTGAGCTCAATGTTCTCAGTTTATCAAAGGAAAGTTAAGATAGCACTAATTTCTTTAAGTAATAGAAATCGTCGCTGTCCAACCACATTCAGTTTGAAATCAGCGCAGCATCTCCTCCTTGGTTTAGAGGAAACGGACGCAGACTCGTCTGTTTGAGTTACCTGGACGAAAAAAGCTCCCTCCAGTGCCGGGGCCAAGTCTTCGTAGCAGGAGAGCAGGGCGAGCTGCTGCGCGGCGCTGAGGTCCCCCCTCAGCATGCGGGCCTCTTCCAACTCCTCCATCTGCTTCCTGAACCCACAGAGAAATATGTCAAGAACCTCCAACGCAACCAGACGGGCTTCGGAGACGATAAGAACTCTCTAGGCAGCATTTCTGTAGAACTCCCTGGGGGAATTGTTAAAAAATGCAAGCTGTTTCTCAATGCTCTCCACCCTAACgataaggaaataaaatatagcTTATTTAATAGACAAtctaatgtggaaaaaaaggaacTCTACAGGGAGAATTAACTTGTTGAATATAGTAACTGCTAGTATTTAAGATCTCTTTGTACTCTCTTTTACTACATGGTATGCAATGTTGGCTTTTAACAGTGAAGATTTAAAGAGCCTCCCAAGAGGAACATATTCTATGCACATTTGTAAGTCACCTGATCTCCGTGATAGCCCTTGCAGCCTGCCCTGGTTGGTTGTCATAGATTTTTACCTGGTAGCCTCCACTGATGAACACCATGGCCCAGGAGCGGCCAATCAGACCGCTAAACACgcggaggaagagaagaagtgtgaggaaaaaaacaactgaaacttcATGTTGCAAAATCTTGCgattgattaaatttttttttttttattacacatcAGCAAATTTAAAGCATAGTGAGTACTGTTTATTCTTGAGACTAACTGCTTGAACATAAAGTAGGCTTCTGTTTACCATTTTCTTATGTCTAACTTAATAACTGCTAAAGGTCATTTCTGGCCTTCTCTGAATCTCCTATTGTGTAATGATACATCGACTGAGTGCCCTAGATGAGTcctttgcaaaaacataaaaacaagtaGGCTACTGCctcagtgaagaaaaacaaaaacaaaaaaagtttacaaaatttctagctaatttttatttcaggcaCATCTGAGTCACCAAAATTGATACATGACCTGAAGAAGACTAAATGCTGAACCTGAAACAAAAAGTgattgtaattctttttttcctattttttttaaaccatatttACCATATTTATATGCAAACTGCGAACTTTTGTAAGCTTCCTCTTGCTTGTTAGTGCAACTGCTGACAATTCAGCTAAAGATGACTTTGTGTTTACGTAACAGGTCAAGAAAAAGGTCACTTCAAAAGACCACCACGTTCAGCTGACTGCACAGAAATGCTGATCAGGGTACAAGAAATGGGTTAAAATGTAAGCCTATCCCGAAAGGGATCGCAGAATATAGACGTATAGTCAGCATGGCTGCAAATTAATTATAGTAATGCTGCAATCGTGTTTGAAATAACAACTCGGAAACTCTAGCTGAAAAGAACAGACGCAAAAGACCCCAAAAATTGGCATGTAAAACTAAACCTGCGTGAAAAAGCAGTAAACCGAAGATGCAGACGCACAAcctgaaaaacatccaaactcaACCTGAACTTTAGAGctgctgttatttttctgttgtttgctCACCTGCCGATCACAGTGATGGTTTTCAACTCAGAAGTGCTCATTATTTGATCTTATAGTGGCCCAAAAACCAGAACTGAAATAACTGTGTTACTACAGAAAATCTTGCACCGCCCCTCCGGAGTCACGCTGTCTGAGGGGTACGGTAGCCCAGATGGACAAACATACTATGGCAACGCATTCAGTATTAAGAAGATGTAATATTTTGGGGGTTAAACGTTACTCTCAAATACCTAActtgatattttattatattatcgTTTTATGacttaatataaataaatatacaattgAGCGCTAAATAAAACAGGGCGAGGTCTTAGCTTCCCAACGTATCCTAGCAACCAGTGAATTGCTTCATCTTTATCCAATCATATCAAGGCAAGATGTTGATTGACGTCTAAGTACCCAATCAAAACCTCGAAAAGATACTTTGACCCCGCCCATGCCGCTTTGAATTGTGGGACTAGACtctaaaacatcaataaaaatctttatgcTGTTACTGTTCATAGATAACTGCTCGTTTTCTGTTCACCTCGGTGTTTCTCTGCGAAACAGAGATGGAAAATGTTCACCTAGCCGTAGAGGAGGATGACCTTTATTCGGGTTACAACGACTATAACCCCACATTTGACTCCGAGGTGAGTAAAACCCCAACTCTAAGCTGCGTTGACGACATTTTTAGGTACTGAAGCTACTACATTCTGCTACATATGTAGCTGTAAAACTTCATGACTTGATTTTTAATTGATAATTGATACGTAATAATATATAATCACACatattttggcttttttaagGAATTGGAGAACGATGTGGGCTTCCAGCAGGCAGTTAGGACCAGTCATGGACGGAGACCTCCGGTGAGAACAAACTCCAGCTCGCGCAGTTATGCTAAAATGTTCAATAGTCACGTAATGAATCATAAAGTTTAGTCGGTCAATTAATGCAATTAACTTAGCTAAATTAagtcattaatattaaataataaataatatttatcttcatttttatatatttgatatatttttatatattttatatatttgtactATCCTGGGACAAACAAAATTTCCCCTTCTCAgcggatcaataaagtatactTATCTTAAAACGTAGCttacttattttacttattttattttgctgtagtTTCTCTACCGTAAAATAATCTCACAAATTTTGGAATAGAAACTTAATGGGTTAAAGATCCCTCTGTAAGTTCCAGTCTTGTGTGAAATAATATAGGTGAAGAATATAGTAAAGCTCGAAATTATTCAGACTCCAACAACCTGGATTtcattgctgaaaatgaataatCAAAAATCCCAGTGGAAACGCGCCATAAAGCTCCTCGGCAACTGTAAGAAAGGTTAGATCACTGTAAAACACTTTCCCACAGATTTTGAATTAggctgtaaatatttgttgacCGACAATTATTATGAAAATGTAGagaaacaattttcaaaaaaaaaaaaaaaaaaatttatactccttttacattttttaattgtcttttgaGACATACagttcttgttttctgtctcaaacGAACTTGTTTGAATGAAACTAATCTGAATGAATAACTTTGGTCTTTATGTGATGTTCAATACAAGGACTTACAGGTTATCAGCAGGGGCGCCAATAATTGTGCAACAGGGAGGGGAAGAAGTTTTTTTCATAACTGAG
Encoded here:
- the cryl1 gene encoding lambda-crystallin homolog isoform X2 is translated as MEELEEARMLRGDLSAAQQLALLSCYEDLAPALEGAFFVQECVFEELEVKQSVFQEVERFVGEAVILSSSTSCLVPSSVFAKVQERSRCLVSHPVNPPYYVKLVELVPHPETMAAVMDATHSLMTKVGQVPVLLRKEIDGFAVNRVQAAIIAESWRLVQDGVISVKDIDLVMSEGLGMRYAFIGPMETMHLNAPEGLEDYMRRYGEGIARLLNSFGPVPDFFGEPAKRVVKEMSELIPSDQQHLSARKEKRDLLLMHLAKLKKDH
- the cryl1 gene encoding lambda-crystallin homolog isoform X1, with the translated sequence MSTSELKTITVIGSGLIGRSWAMVFISGGYQVKIYDNQPGQAARAITEIRKQMEELEEARMLRGDLSAAQQLALLSCYEDLAPALEGAFFVQECVFEELEVKQSVFQEVERFVGEAVILSSSTSCLVPSSVFAKVQERSRCLVSHPVNPPYYVKLVELVPHPETMAAVMDATHSLMTKVGQVPVLLRKEIDGFAVNRVQAAIIAESWRLVQDGVISVKDIDLVMSEGLGMRYAFIGPMETMHLNAPEGLEDYMRRYGEGIARLLNSFGPVPDFFGEPAKRVVKEMSELIPSDQQHLSARKEKRDLLLMHLAKLKKDH